The Thermotoga sp. Ku-13t genomic sequence AAATTTCTTTTTGAAAGCTGGTTTCGAAGCGATTGAACGATCATGTAACCCAAGCTTCCCTGCGTTTGTGCGTCGTTTACATCGATAGGGAAGGGGGGTATGATGTCCTTCGCCATCTCCTGCTGGATCAAAATGTTGCCCACCTGTGGTCCGTTGCCGTGTGTGATCACGATGTCGTACTCATCCAACATTTCAACGAGATACCCCATCGCTTCTTCGACAGCACTGAACATGTTCTCAGCTGTGGGCTTTTCTCCGGGCCTGTTCACCGCATTTCCTCCGATCGCCACAACTGCGAGTTTCTTCATCCTCTTTCCCTCCTGAGAACAAGTGGAGGGACTTTCGTCCCTCCACTAGCGTAAAAATCGATATTGATGGTTCACATTTTGATGTACGGTAGCAGGGCCATGTGCCTCGCGCGCTTTATGGCGACTTTGATCAGCCTCTGATGTTTCGCGCAGTTCCCCGTGACGCGCTTGGGTATGATCTTGGCCTTTTCGTTCAGATAATCGCTCAAGAGTCTGATATCTTTGTAGTCGACGTACTCGATCCCCATCTCGCAGAGTTTACACCTTTTGATTTTCTTCTTCCTTCTCCTCTTCTGCTGGTCCACAGAGACACCTCCTCAGAACGGTGGTTCGTCCGGATTTTGACCATCGGAATCTCTTTCAGAACCTATGATATCGTCAAAATCTGTAATCGGTTCATCCACTGGTTTTTCAAATTCTTCGGGTTTCTCGAACTCCTCGATACTTTCTTCCACGGCTGCTTTCTTTTCCATGAACCTGATGTCCCGCGCCCAGATTTCGGGTGTGGTTACGTTGGTTCCATCGCGGGATTGCCATTTGTTTATCCTCAGTTCTCCTTCGACTAAGACGAGTTGACCTTTCTTGAGGTACAGTCTGGCGAAGTCGGCGAGCCTGTTGAACGCGACTATTCTTATAAAATCTGCCGTCTTCTGACCATCTACGGATTTCACGGGCCTATCGACTGCGAGCACGAACGAGGTGACCGCAGCTCCCGTGGTCGTCATACGTACTTCTGGATCCCTTGCGAGTCGACCCACCAGGATCACTCTGTTGTAATACGCCACTTCAAATTACTCCTTCTGCTCCACTTCGCTGACCTGTGCGGCTTTCTTCTCTTTTTTCTCGAGATCTTCCCTTCTGAAGGTCTGCCAGCGAATGATCTGTGGCGTCACACGGTAAAACTCTTCGAGCAAGTTCACCTTGGCAGGGTCCGCTATGAAGATCACAACGGTGTAGTCACCCTCCGTCTGGTGCGCGATGGGGTAAGCGAGTTTTCTCAAACCCCACCTGTTCACGTCTCTGATCTGCCCGTTCAAGCGCTCTGTGATGACACCTTTGACCTTTTCAACGAGTCCTTCGCGTTCCTGCTCGCTCAACCGTGGATCGATGATGAACATCGTTTCGTAGATCCGCATTCGCTTACCTCCTCCCTCGGCCTTTTTGGTCTTGCCCGATGGCAAGACGGGAGTGTTCCCACCATAATTTACCACATATCTCCCACGGCTGCACATTATACACGAAGGTATGTTAAATGCTCATGAAGCTTTGGAGTACCTGATGCTCTTCTGAGATTCCACCTTTCCATACGGGAATTGTCAGAGCCGATGGTGGCTGTTGCCTGTTTGTTGAAAAAAAGAAAACGAATCATACGACGAACGAAAAATCGTTAACCTTAAGAAGGATGATAATGTGGTTGAACAAAAATTCGGAGGTGGTTCGTACGAAAGTTGGGTTAGCCTACAACGTTCAGCGTGGTGTGAGGCCGGATGTGGAGGACTGGGAGGCAGAGTACGACTCGATGGAGGTCGTGATGGACATCAAGCAATCCATCGAGAGCGGAGGGTACGAAGTCGTTTTGATGGAAGCCGTCCCCGAGAAGTTCATTCCTACGCTGCTGACCGAAAAGGTTGACATCGTCTACAACTTCGCAGAAGGTACGTTCGGTAGAGCCAGAGAAGCCCAGGTCCCGGCAATACTCAGCTTTTACGGGATACCTTACACTGGTTCGGACGCCACCACGCTCGCCGTGTGCCTCGACAAGGCGTTGACAAAACAGGTGCTCCTCAGCAAAGACATACGCACACCCAGATTTCAGGTGATACGATCACTCGACGAAAAATTGAGAAAGAACATGAGGTTTCCACTCATTCTGAAGCTGAATGCCGAAGGTTCTTCGAAGGGTATTTCCGACACCGGACTGGTTCACGATATGGTTGAGTACAGGAAGGAACTCGAAAGGCTGTTCGAGACGTACAACGAGCCCGTACTCGTCGAAGAGTACATAAGAGGCAGGGAATTCACCATCGGGGTGCTTCAGGAAGGAAACAAGTACAAAGTTTTGCCCATCATGGAGATTCACTTCAAACACGGAAAAGAGTTTTACAGCTACAAAGTCAAAAAGAATTCGGATTATTATGTGGACTACACTTGCCCGGCGAAGATAGATCCCACCCTCGAAAGGAAGCTCACGAACATGGCCATCAAGATATGCAAGAGTCTCGACATAAAGGACGTTGCAAGGATAGACCTGAGAGTTTCTCAGGAGGATGGGAATCCTTACTTCCTCGAGATCAACCCGCTTCCCGGTATGGTGCGGGGTTTCTCCGACCTGCCCAGGATCGCCGAGACGGCCGGTTACACGTACGAAGAGCTCGTCCTTCACATACTCGAAAACGCGATGCAGCGGTACGGACTCAAGACACCCATCCACACGTGATGGGGGTGGAAGATTTGGAGTTGAGCAACGTGAAGAAGATAGCGATCGTGGGAGCAAGTGAGGATAAGAGAAAATACGGCAACAAGATAGTTCGAGATCTGCTTTCGAAAGGTTTTGAAGTGTATCCAATCAACCCGAGATCTGAAACGATCGAAGGTATAAAGTGCTACAGGGACATCGAAGAGCTCCCGAAAGACATCGATCTGATAGTGTTCGTTGTACCCCCGGAGATCGGGATCCAGGTCGTCGAGAAAGCGATAAGGATGGGGTTCAAGCGTCTCTGGTTTCAACCAGGTGCTGGTTCCAAGCAGATAGAAGATCTCGTGAAAAACAACGGTGTTGAATATTCAATAGGGCGTTGCATAATGATTGAAACAAGTTATTGAAGCTTCTGATGGAAGGCTTTTGTGTCGGATGGTCCACCGTTCGACTTCAAATCGTTACCGTTTTGCAAAGCCTGATCATCGTATATATTAAGTGGAGCGCTCCAGAAGACGGTTTGACCCCTTCAAGTGATAGGGTCCCGGACTGACCTTTGGTTAGCGTATTGTTTTGCTGGTTGCGCTCCATCACGGATCGAAAAGATAATAAAAATAATAAGGATTTAGAGCACTGGTTATGGACATCGAGTGATTAAGAAGTAGCGCACGCGGAGATAGAATCTCCGGTCCGTGCAGAAAAGCGAATCAGAATTTTTTTGGATCAGGAACGCTGGAAAATGGAAAGATTTGAGCCCCAGAAATGGGGCTTTTTTGTTTTTGATTTTGGCACGTGGACTCTGGTATAATTTTGGTGTTCCAAATCTGTGTGGGGAGGTAAGAGTATGAAAAGCCGTGTGCTGGTGGCGCTCCTTGCTTTACTCACCGTGGTTTCTCTCTTCGCCGAGAAGTTCCCGAGCAAACCCATCACCTACGTCATCTGTTTCGCACCCGGTGGAGAGTCAGACATAACCGCGCGCCTACAACAGCCTTATCTGGAGAAGATCCTGGGAGTCCCGATCGTCATAACGTACAAAGAGGGCGGTGGAGGAGCTGTAGGCTGGACCGAACTGGTCACCCGTGCCAAACCTGATGGTTACACAATCTACGGTACAAACTTGCCTCATACGATTCTTCAGCCGTTGCAAGGTGGCGTTGGGTACAAGACCGAACAGATAAACAACATCTATTTCTTCCAGTCCACTCCGTGTGTACTCGCTGTCAGCATCGACAGCCCTATAAAGACGTTCCAGGATTTCGTTGAGTACGCCAGGAAGAAAGGTGTCGTCACCCTGGGCGGAAGCGGTCAACCGTCTGCAAACAGTTTTGCGACCCTGAGGCTCGCCAAGCTCACGGGTTTGAACATCACATACGTACCGTTCTCAGGTTCTGGTACGGCCGTGCCGGCACTCCTTGGAGGACACGTCGATGGTTTGATGACCTACACAACCATGGCTGTACAGTACAAAGACAAAATGAGGGTTATCGCAGTGGCCACTGAAGAAAGAATACCGCTCTTTCCCGATGTGCCGACGTTCAGAGAACTTGGAATCGATCTGGTTGAGAAAGCGTACAGGGGAGTCGCCGTACCTCCAGGGACCCCTGCAGATGTCAAAAGGGTGCTTGAAGAAGCTTTCAGGCAGGTCAACAACAATCCAGAATTCGTAGCGAAGATGCAGGAAATGGGATTCGTCATAGAGAACTACGACGAGGCGGCAGCGGCCAAGCTCGTCGCGGAATTGATACCTTACTACAAACAACTCTGGGAAGAGACCCAAGGCAAATGAAGACTCCCTCCCGCACCCAACATGGGTGCGGGTTTTTGAAAGGGGGAAAAGATCTTGGCTGGTCTTCAATATCTTGCCTACGGTTTTGCACAGTTCTTTGTCGTTAAGACTCTGTTGTTGATGCTGGGTGGGGTATGCGTAGGCTTGGTTATTGGAGCTCTTCCAGGTTTGAGTGCAACGATGGGTGTGGCGCTGTTTCTTCCCGTCACTTACTGGCTTTCGCCGTCTGAGAGTCTGGTGTTCCTGGGATCTCTCTACATGGCAGCGATATACGGTGGCTCTTTCTCGGCGATTCTGTTGAGGACTCCAGGAACTCCTTCCAACATAGGAACAACGTTCGATGGTTATCCCATGGCCAAGCTAGGTAGAGGCTGGGAAGCCATCCTGACTGCAACTTTTTCTTCTCTGTATGGTGGATTGTTCGGTTTGATCATGTTTCTTGTCTCCGCCCCCATGCTCGCGCGGGTCGCACTGAAATTCGGCCCTCCTGAATACTTCTGGCTCGGTATATTCGGTCTGACGGTGATATCTTCACTGTCACGGGGAAACACTTTGAAGGGTTTCATGGGTGGTTTGATCGGAGTTCTGTTGAGTACCGTAGGCGTCGCACCCGTTGGAGGGAACGTGCGTTTCACTTTCAACATCCCGGAACTCATCGGTGGAGTTGGGTTGATACCGGCGCTGGTGGGACTGTTCTGTATACCTGAAGTCATCGACATGGTCCTGAACAGATCAAAGAAGCAGCTGTTCCAGGAAGCGAAGGTTCAGAAAGGAATAATCTGGAAAACGTTTACCAGCGTGATGAAGAAGCAGGTGGATCTCCTGAGGGCTTCAATCATTGGTTTCATCATAGGCGTGTTGCCAGGCGCTGGCGGTAACATCGCGAACCTGGTGGCTTACAGTGAGGCTGTCAGGGCTTCGAAACATCCAGAGAAGTTTGGAACAGGTATCCCTGAAGGTGTGATAGCCACGGAGGCTTCGAACAACGCGGTGGTCGGAGGGGGTTTCGTTCCACTCATGACGCTCGGAGTTCCTGGTACGCCCGTGGACGCGATTCTCTATGGGGCTTTACTTATGCAGGGTCTGAGACCCGGTGCAGAGCTTTTCACGAGAAGAGCCGATGTGGTCTACACTTTCATAGCTGGAGTCATTGTGGCGACTTTCGTCATGGTCCCGATCGGCCTGGCTTTCGGTAGAGCAATGGCGAAGTTCATCACCAAGATTCCGTTGAGCTTGCTGGCTCCGACGGTGCTCTTCCTGACGATGGTGGGTTCTTACTGCGTGAGTAACAACATATCTGATGTGTACATGATGCTCATACTCGGAGTGTTAGGTTTCGTTTTGAGAAAACTCGGTTTCGAAGCTGGACCCATAACGTTGGGTTTGATACTCGGTTCCATCATCGAAACGGGACTCGTTCAGGGATTGCTGATAGGAAGAAAGCTTGCGCAACCTTGGTTGATCTTCCTCACCAGGCCTCTGTGCTGGGTGTTCATAGTACTTTCCGTGTTCTTTTTGTTCTGGCCTGTCATTATGAGGAAGCGCATGGTCGTCTCCGGTGGTGATCAGAAATGATGGTCGATGTTGTAACCGCCACGGTGATTTTGGTTCTGAGTGTGATTCTTTTCAACCAGACAAGGAATTACAATTACCTGTCCGCCGTGTTCCCGCGTTTTGTTCTGGGACTGTTGATGATCCTTTCCGTTATCCTGATGATCAGGGCGATATTGTCGTTCAGGAAACGTGAGCCGACCGAGTCGAGGTTCATTCCATTGAAAGATCTCTTCTACGTTGCCCTCACGATCGTTCTGAGCTTTTTCTGGGTTTATGTGATGGATTGGGTACTTGGCTTTCTGCTGGGCAGCATCGTTTTTGGCATCGTGATTTTTGCGATCCTGGCCGGGAGGAACTTGAAGCTGAGAGAATTCTTGCTGTTCTCGCTCGGCTATTCGGGGATCGTTTTCATCTTCTGGTACTCGCTCGGGAAGCTTCTGCGTGTGCCATTGCCCAGAGGACTCTTCTAACGGAGGTGTAGAAAATGGATCAAAACAGGAATGTGGAAGAACTTCTGAAGAAGGCTCAAAAACCGTCCGAAGAGGCTTTGAAATTGCATCCCTTCTACAAAGGCAAGATTCAAACGGCACCGAAAGTGCCTGTCAGATCGTACGACGATTTCGCGATCTGGTATACCCCAGGGGTGGCGAGGGTGTGTCAGGAGATCGTGAAGGATCCTTCGAAGGTCTACGAGTACACGAACAAAGAGAACACCATCGCCATAGTCACCGACGGAACGAGGATTCTGGGACTTGGAGACATCGGACCCGAGGCAGGCCTGCCTGTCATGGAGGGCAAAGCTTTGCTCTTCAAATACCTCGGTGGAGTAGATGCCATACCTCTGTGCGTCGGTACGAAAGACATCGATGAGATCGTTCAGTTCTGCAGATGGTTATCGCCGAGCATATCCGGAATAAACCTGGAAGACATCGAAAAGCCCAAATGCTTCGAGCTACTCGAAAAACTCCAGGAAGAACTCTCCATCCCGGTGTTCCACGACGATCAGCAGGGGACTGCGACGATCACCCTTGCGGGACTGATCAACGCACTGAAGATCGTTGGAAAGAAGATGAACGAAGTGAGGATCACTCTCATAGGTGCAGGCAGTGCGAACTACGCGTTCGCAAAGCTTCTGGAAAAGATGGGCGTGGATCTGGGTAACGTGATCGTCGTCGATTCGAAGGGAATCATAACGAAAGATCGGGCACAGCAACTCGACTCCACCACGAGCCGTATGTGGGTCAAAACCAACGCACGCAACCTCACCGGGGGCATAGAAGAATCGCTGGTGGGAGCAGATGTCTGTATCGCTTATTCGAAGAGCGGTCCCGGTGTGATCAAGCCCGAATGGGTGAAGAAGATGAATAAAGATGCGATCATCTTCGCCGGGGCAAATCCTGTGCCTGAGATCTGGCCATGGGAAGCAAAGGAAGCGGGAGCCAGGATCGTTGCGACGGGTCGCAGCGACTTTCCTAACCAGGTGAACAATTCACTCGGATTCCCCGCGATCTTCAGAGGCGTGCTGGACGTGCGCGCCACGAAGGTGACCGATGAGATGTGCATCGCTGCGGCTCAGGCGATAGCCGATTTTGCTTACAAGAAAGGTATCCATGAAGAATACATTGTGCCCACGATGGAGGAAGAGGAAGTTTACGTCGAAGAAGCTTTCGCGGTGGCCAAGAAAGCGATCGAACAGGGTGTGGCGAGAAACCCGCTCCCAGACGATGAACTGCTCAGAAAGATAAGGGAAAGGATCAACATGGGCAGGCAGATGGAAAAGGTACTGGTTCGCTCGGGACTGGTAAAACTCCCGTGAGGTGATCTGCGATGGACGCCATAGCCTTTTCGAAGAGGGACAACGTCGCCACGGCGATAAAGGATCTGAAAAAGGGACAGACAGCGACAGTGATACTTGGGGAAGAAAAGATCGTCGTTGAACTTTTGGAGGACGTGCCGTTCGGTCACAAATTCGCCCTGATCGATATTCCGCAAAGCGCCCAGATCTTCAAGTACGGTGAACCGATAGGTGTCGCGACCAGGGGTATAAGGAAGGGTGAGTATGTCCATATACACAACGTGGCAGGGCAGCGCGGTGTGAGGGGGCATCGATCGTGAAAGTGAAGGGTTTTCTGAGACCGGATGGAAGGGTTGGATTTCGAAACCACTTTCTTGTGATCCCAACGGTGATCTGCGCGACGAGAACCGCTGAAGAAATTGCAAGCAATTTTCCAAACGTGGTTTATCTTCACAACCAGCACGGCTGTAACCACATGAAAGACGATGAGAGGAAAGTGGTCAACGTTTTGAAAGGAATGGCCCTGAACCCCAACGTGGCGGGTGTTCTGTTCGTGGGGCTGGGTTGCGAAACGGTTCCCACAAGAAAGATCTTTGAGTCGGTACGTGAATCCGGTAAACCTGCCGAGTGTTTGATCATACAGGAAGAAGGTGGTACGCTCAGAACGATCGAGAAGGGTGTAAGGACGTTACAAAAGATGATGGAAGAGTACGAGACCAAGCAGGTGGAAGTCGATCTTTCCGCAGTGACGGTTGCCATTGAATGTGGTGGGTCAGACACGACGTCCGGTATCGCTTCGAATCCGGTGGTCGGGTGCGTGGCGGACAGGCTCGTTGATATGGGAGCAACCGTGGTGTTTTCAGAGACAACCGAGATCATTGGTGCCGAGCACATACTCGCCAGGCGCGCCGTCAGCGAAGAAGTGGCGAAGAAGTTGCTCGAACTGGTGAACAGGTGTGAGAGGAATGCGCTCGCGGGCGGTGAAGACATACGCGGTGTTAACCCAACGCCTGGAAACATTCGTGGTGGGTTGACAACGCTGGAAGAAAAGTCTCTCGGAGCCATCTACAAAGCCGGTACGAGACCGATTAAAGGTGTGCTTGAGTACGCCGAGCCTATCCCTACCGGTGGATTGTATTTCATGGACAGTCCCGGGCACGATGTCGAATCCGTCACGGGCATGGTGGCCGGT encodes the following:
- the rpsR gene encoding 30S ribosomal protein S18, with protein sequence MDQQKRRRKKKIKRCKLCEMGIEYVDYKDIRLLSDYLNEKAKIIPKRVTGNCAKHQRLIKVAIKRARHMALLPYIKM
- a CDS encoding single-stranded DNA-binding protein, with the protein product MAYYNRVILVGRLARDPEVRMTTTGAAVTSFVLAVDRPVKSVDGQKTADFIRIVAFNRLADFARLYLKKGQLVLVEGELRINKWQSRDGTNVTTPEIWARDIRFMEKKAAVEESIEEFEKPEEFEKPVDEPITDFDDIIGSERDSDGQNPDEPPF
- the rpsF gene encoding 30S ribosomal protein S6, which translates into the protein MRIYETMFIIDPRLSEQEREGLVEKVKGVITERLNGQIRDVNRWGLRKLAYPIAHQTEGDYTVVIFIADPAKVNLLEEFYRVTPQIIRWQTFRREDLEKKEKKAAQVSEVEQKE
- a CDS encoding ATP-grasp domain-containing protein — encoded protein: MWLNKNSEVVRTKVGLAYNVQRGVRPDVEDWEAEYDSMEVVMDIKQSIESGGYEVVLMEAVPEKFIPTLLTEKVDIVYNFAEGTFGRAREAQVPAILSFYGIPYTGSDATTLAVCLDKALTKQVLLSKDIRTPRFQVIRSLDEKLRKNMRFPLILKLNAEGSSKGISDTGLVHDMVEYRKELERLFETYNEPVLVEEYIRGREFTIGVLQEGNKYKVLPIMEIHFKHGKEFYSYKVKKNSDYYVDYTCPAKIDPTLERKLTNMAIKICKSLDIKDVARIDLRVSQEDGNPYFLEINPLPGMVRGFSDLPRIAETAGYTYEELVLHILENAMQRYGLKTPIHT
- a CDS encoding CoA-binding protein, which encodes MELSNVKKIAIVGASEDKRKYGNKIVRDLLSKGFEVYPINPRSETIEGIKCYRDIEELPKDIDLIVFVVPPEIGIQVVEKAIRMGFKRLWFQPGAGSKQIEDLVKNNGVEYSIGRCIMIETSY
- a CDS encoding tripartite tricarboxylate transporter substrate binding protein, producing the protein MKSRVLVALLALLTVVSLFAEKFPSKPITYVICFAPGGESDITARLQQPYLEKILGVPIVITYKEGGGGAVGWTELVTRAKPDGYTIYGTNLPHTILQPLQGGVGYKTEQINNIYFFQSTPCVLAVSIDSPIKTFQDFVEYARKKGVVTLGGSGQPSANSFATLRLAKLTGLNITYVPFSGSGTAVPALLGGHVDGLMTYTTMAVQYKDKMRVIAVATEERIPLFPDVPTFRELGIDLVEKAYRGVAVPPGTPADVKRVLEEAFRQVNNNPEFVAKMQEMGFVIENYDEAAAAKLVAELIPYYKQLWEETQGK
- a CDS encoding tripartite tricarboxylate transporter permease → MAGLQYLAYGFAQFFVVKTLLLMLGGVCVGLVIGALPGLSATMGVALFLPVTYWLSPSESLVFLGSLYMAAIYGGSFSAILLRTPGTPSNIGTTFDGYPMAKLGRGWEAILTATFSSLYGGLFGLIMFLVSAPMLARVALKFGPPEYFWLGIFGLTVISSLSRGNTLKGFMGGLIGVLLSTVGVAPVGGNVRFTFNIPELIGGVGLIPALVGLFCIPEVIDMVLNRSKKQLFQEAKVQKGIIWKTFTSVMKKQVDLLRASIIGFIIGVLPGAGGNIANLVAYSEAVRASKHPEKFGTGIPEGVIATEASNNAVVGGGFVPLMTLGVPGTPVDAILYGALLMQGLRPGAELFTRRADVVYTFIAGVIVATFVMVPIGLAFGRAMAKFITKIPLSLLAPTVLFLTMVGSYCVSNNISDVYMMLILGVLGFVLRKLGFEAGPITLGLILGSIIETGLVQGLLIGRKLAQPWLIFLTRPLCWVFIVLSVFFLFWPVIMRKRMVVSGGDQK
- a CDS encoding tripartite tricarboxylate transporter TctB family protein, encoding MMVDVVTATVILVLSVILFNQTRNYNYLSAVFPRFVLGLLMILSVILMIRAILSFRKREPTESRFIPLKDLFYVALTIVLSFFWVYVMDWVLGFLLGSIVFGIVIFAILAGRNLKLREFLLFSLGYSGIVFIFWYSLGKLLRVPLPRGLF
- a CDS encoding NADP-dependent malic enzyme, whose amino-acid sequence is MDQNRNVEELLKKAQKPSEEALKLHPFYKGKIQTAPKVPVRSYDDFAIWYTPGVARVCQEIVKDPSKVYEYTNKENTIAIVTDGTRILGLGDIGPEAGLPVMEGKALLFKYLGGVDAIPLCVGTKDIDEIVQFCRWLSPSISGINLEDIEKPKCFELLEKLQEELSIPVFHDDQQGTATITLAGLINALKIVGKKMNEVRITLIGAGSANYAFAKLLEKMGVDLGNVIVVDSKGIITKDRAQQLDSTTSRMWVKTNARNLTGGIEESLVGADVCIAYSKSGPGVIKPEWVKKMNKDAIIFAGANPVPEIWPWEAKEAGARIVATGRSDFPNQVNNSLGFPAIFRGVLDVRATKVTDEMCIAAAQAIADFAYKKGIHEEYIVPTMEEEEVYVEEAFAVAKKAIEQGVARNPLPDDELLRKIRERINMGRQMEKVLVRSGLVKLP
- a CDS encoding UxaA family hydrolase, with product MDAIAFSKRDNVATAIKDLKKGQTATVILGEEKIVVELLEDVPFGHKFALIDIPQSAQIFKYGEPIGVATRGIRKGEYVHIHNVAGQRGVRGHRS
- a CDS encoding UxaA family hydrolase, giving the protein MKVKGFLRPDGRVGFRNHFLVIPTVICATRTAEEIASNFPNVVYLHNQHGCNHMKDDERKVVNVLKGMALNPNVAGVLFVGLGCETVPTRKIFESVRESGKPAECLIIQEEGGTLRTIEKGVRTLQKMMEEYETKQVEVDLSAVTVAIECGGSDTTSGIASNPVVGCVADRLVDMGATVVFSETTEIIGAEHILARRAVSEEVAKKLLELVNRCERNALAGGEDIRGVNPTPGNIRGGLTTLEEKSLGAIYKAGTRPIKGVLEYAEPIPTGGLYFMDSPGHDVESVTGMVAGGARIVLFTTGRGTPTGCPIAPVIKITANARTYGRMSDNIDVDVSDVLEGKLTIQQAGERLFAKLIEVLNGKLTKSEILKHYEFGIYLTQPTL